The nucleotide sequence ATTCAACCCCCACCCTGGACAAAGTCAGGGAACTGGTCTGTGGCGGAGACTGTCACCCTCAGCGCTCCCTGGCTAAGGCCCTGCCACCCCGTCTCGCGCTCTCCCCATGCTGAGCGGTGCAGCGCCTCTCCTGTCTGCCGGGCCTGCTGGCTCTTGGCACTGGCACTGGCACTGTTGTAACCCAGAGGAGAACACAAAGGAGCTGAGGACACAATGTGCGTTGTGTAATATTGACCTGAGTGGCACCACACCCTCCTTTCCCGGCCAGGTGGGGAGGCCTGCCTGCTCCTTTCTCACGGACgggctgtttgttttttaacatccCAATAACTGGTGACAATAGCTgggaaggccagaagagactgtGATgttcatctagtttgacctcctgcagaaCATGAGCCAGGGGCCTCCCCCAGGGATTCCTGCAGCAAGCCCAGGGCTCGTGGCTGAGTTAgactggctgggagcccccagcgACGTGACAGTCACCACACCGGGACAAAGGGTGAAAACAGACCCCACGACTGGAACCGCCCTCAGGCACTCTGGGTTTGGATGGAAACTGACTCATTAACTGAAAGCAAGACAGGGCaaccccaggccccagcctgggACCCACCTCCGAGGACGGCTCCTTTGGAAAGGGCTGCCCCAGCCGATCCATTGGGCAGCAGCGAAcccggggccagggcagctcaAAGCATGGCGGCGTGGCTAATGAGCATTGCCATAGGCCTGGGGAACTCTAGCAGAGCCAAGCTCTCGGCAGCGGGACGCGCTCTGGTGCTGCGATTGGATTCAGTAACTCGGGACCCCGGTGACACAGACTTGCAGGCGTGAGTGGATGTGCTGCTGACCTGCTCATGCTGGGCGCCTTAGGAGAGCTCAGCTTTGCACTCACTCCGTACGTCTTTGTATCACTTGCACCTTAAGAAGCAAATTTCCCAAGCTGCAGTATCTGGATTTGGGGCAGTGGAAGGGGTCAGGAACCTGCAGCAATCCTCCCACTGCCTGCTTCCGCCAGCCATGCTGTTCCCTGAGCCGCTGGTGCAGCGGAGCTGAGGACTGTTTGACATTGCCCACCTTGTACCCTGTCGCTCCTGTCCCGCCCTATGAATGTTGTGCATTGTTCCCTTCCCTGCCTCACTGGGTGAGCAGCGGTGGCCGTGCTGCAGGAACTCAGGTGGAACAGAGTGACCCCAGAGCAGCTGTGAGACTGGAGGCAGCAGCCCTGGGGGACTCCAAGAACAGCTTGTTCCTCTTTCTAGCTAAAATAGAAACTTCCCTGGAGCTGCTGAGCTGGAACCAGGTGTGGTCTGGAAAGTGAACCAATGTCTAGGCCCTATGTTCCCGGCCGGAAATGCTCCCTCTTGTTTGGGGGCACATGGAGCAAGGCAGAACTGGGGGGTACGATTAGCAGGCAGGATAAACCCCTCCCTCTCTGGCAAGACTGTGAGCTAGACAGACAGCGGGAATCTACCCAGGCTCGGCTCCTGTTTTGTCCAATGGCCTCGCTAAGGAAGAACCTCGTTTACATTCAGCACAGCGGAGTTGTGGCTCTCCACTGCTGTGAGATGCAATCTCTTGCTAGGattttccagccactggatgcTGTGCTGTCGCTCGAGGGGCACTCACTGTCAGCGAAGCTTTGCCTGGGTCAGGGCCTGGTTCGTGCAGTGCCAAGATGGGGATTGGGCCACAGGACAGGATGTTGGCATGTGCATGGCACTAGGTCACCCTCTAGTGAAAAAGGGTCCTTATCTCGGGCTATATCTGCTGGCGTAACCCCCTGTGCCATTGCTTGTGAGGGTTTTATCTCCCCAGCAGGCTGGATCACTTGTTGGGAAAAGGTTGGTTTTGTGGCTATGGGGCAAAGCTTGGAGATACTCCATGACTCggtttcccctcctcctcttgtctagttagactgcCAGCTCTTCGGGGGAGGGGCTAAGTGTccgtgcagcacccggcacagtaGGCCGCAGTCTCAGTTTGGGGATCGAGCTGTTGCTGTGATACAAATACAGACACTAAGAATCAAACCAAGGCACCCTCATGATTTAGATCAGCTGCAAAGCCCAGCCACTGTTGCTGACTATATTTTCCTAGGAAGTGGTTGTGTTCTGCCCACTGAACCACTGAAATGCTATAGTGGTAACATAGGGACTCCAGTATTACCAGCTCCATGTgctcaaaaaatcatgagtcaggaccCAGAAAATCCTGAGTTTGGTTTACAAATCACGAGGTTTCAAAAACAATGGGTCCAGGGTTTTTGTTCTTTCCCCTCTGGTCTTGGAGGTGATAAGGTCATTCAGatcttcaagcttttctctgcaatcacaGGGGCTGGAACCTCGACCCCCGAGAGTCGCACCTAATCCCGTCACTCCAGGAGCggggcttttaagcaaagtatcAAATATCATAAGACGCAATACCTTTGGAAGAGCTGGGATTTTAGCGCTTTGGGGAGGGGAACCAGCTCTTTGTCCAGTGTTTGTTCAGTGCCCAGCACCTGGGCCGtggctggagctgcctgccgTGACAGTAACACAAATAGATAATAGCAATAACTACAGGGGACACCATACCAGCAGCAGGGAGAGTCAGACAGCTTTATTAATCTGGGGCTGGGATACCGCTCTCTGCCAGTAGGTGGCACTCTATTGATGCAGCAATTAGCACTTCTCCAGGGTCATAATCTATAGTTCGCAGACGCGAGGATGGATGTCCCTGGGAGGAAGCTTGCACGCATGGGAGAGCGTGCTCCCCTTCATCTCCTTCTGGTGTGCTCTTTAGCATCCAGCATGCAATCTCACAGCTGTGCACTGCAGGGTCACACAGCCACACATGGGGCCAGCATCATGCCTGGTGCAAACTGCTCTGACTTCCAGGGACTTGCACCAGGGATGCCTGTGGCTGTGGCACTTGTTAAGCCATGTGGTGTGAATCCTGCCCTTGGAGAAGGCAGAGCTAGGATGACTTGCTACCTCTCGTGATGGGCTGTCTCAAACAGCACACTAGATGCCCAGGTAACTGTTCCGGATCTGCCTAGCCAGCTGTTTCCAGCTGGGAGGCTCTCTCTTGTCCCAGCAGGTTTTGTAGGGGGGTGGGGAAAATGCCATAATATTGCCATCTACGTTAGCACCATGCTATTCGAGATCTCCCTGGGGGGCCAGGCTGCCCTTTCTTCATTGTTTGTTCTCCTCTTTACGCGCTGTCAGGAAAACACAAGGCATTGCTACACCGGAGAGGCATGACACTGCAAGGGAAAGTCACCTGCAGGAGTTTCACAGAGGCCAGGGCTCCCTGTGCTGAATTCCCTTTGCAGTGGGCAGAGGGGCACCATGCTCCTGGGCTCTCGGGCCTGGCTAAACTCCCTTTCCACCCCAACAAGGCCAGGAGGCCAAGGCTGGGAATACGCTCCCCAAAGGTCTCATGTCTCCCTTGGGTGGTGCAGCCTCAGGCCCGTGGCACCTACCTGGCTGTCCTGCTGAGCCCGGCTCCCTGCACAGCCATGGCTGGCCAATGCACGGGGGGGGCCCTGCTTCCATTCATTTGGATTCCCCCATGCTACAAGGTGCAGTGTCCTGTGGGTCAGCTCAAGCCTCAGGAGAAGGAGCCTCCTGTTACGGTTATTTTGGGGGCAGGCACCCTGAGCATCCCATTGTCGGggacagcgaagttcgttgtctgatcacagagagacaggcaacaccagcaaggtacgatcaataaataataattttggttttgttttcttggccttctggtttctgagcctttaggggtcACGTTTCCAAGCTCTGCTCTGCAAACACAAGGGCTAGAAACCtgctttttaagaacaggagacaggaaagtctcccatcatcatgtgactccagcagctggggtttAAGAAAAACACCCACACCAGTGGTTTTAAACCTGTGGTCCGCGGATGCCTGGGGGACTGCAGACTGTCCAAGAATTTCCATCGGGGTCCACACCTCCAGTCacaattttttaggggtctgcaaatgaaaacaggttgaaaaccactggcctacgCTGCAGTGTTGGAGTTGCAGAAAGCCCACAGAGGGGCAGAATGGTGCTGGCAGTGGCTGTGTCTAACCACATTTGTtgctggcaggcttcctgctccaTTTCTTGACCGGTACAGTCAGGGATTTTCTGTCTGAGAGCCGTGCTAGGCAAACCGTGCACCACAGCTGATCCACAGCATGGAGGTGACTGTTTTGAAGGACTCTTTTATACCATAGTCATCCTCCACATTTGCAATTGATCTATTTATAGGAGCTTCGTGGCAATCCTGGTTTGATCGTGCTTTGCGTATGGGCACAAACCTTGTTACTGTCTCAAGGGTTAATGGCAGACAAAGCCATTGCAGGTGTCTGGCTGAACAGGGTGCTaagggggcagcaggtggggacTGTAGGGCTGAGGGTGCCATGGCAGGCACAGAGGAGATGCTGAGTTCCCTGAGCCCAGCTGAAGTGGGAGGCAGCCTCTGCTATAAATCACTCTTTGCCCATTTAGAAAAGGCGGCCAGAGAACTGGCCACGGCTGTGCTGGGTGTCTGAACACTGGCTCCAGCTGCGTTAGCTCCGAGGAGACGGCTGGTACAAAGGCCGGTGTAGCTGTATAGATAAAGCGTCAGTGAAGCAAGAAGAAGCCTGTAGTAGACGAGGTTCAGGAATATGCACAAAGCGCCTGGGTTTTGTAGGGCTGATGGCACTTGTTCCCTGCGAACGGCTTCCTCTGGGCAGCTCTTTGTGGGGTTTTGACTGTGGCTGGGCAGAGACAGTCACCTGTGAGCAGcgtccccctccctgctgcacctCCACCAGCAATGGCCCTGTGTGGAGCCGCTCCAGGTGCGGGGGGCTGCCTGCCTGAGGGGTGAGTGCGACCTGCAGTGAGGGGGTTACCACTCTCCCTTGCAGGGGCCTGGCACAGCTGGAGGAATGACTCAAGCAGGGGGCTGAGAGCGCAGAGCAGGCAGGCGCCTCCCTCGCGCTGGGTGTGTGGCCCAGCTGCCCGGGCTGCGGGTAACAGCTGGCTTGGGGAAGCCCCCCACAGTCCCGTTCCAGGCTGGGGCCGTGTTTTGGAACCTGAGGCCGTCAGCCGGTCCCCTTCGCCTGCCCTGAGCTCACCAGACCCATCAgtgtccaggggcagctccaggtcccagcaccccaagcgcgtgcttggggcggcaagccacggggggcgctctgccggtcgccgcgagggtggcaggcagggcggcttgcctgcggagggtccgctggtcccgcggcttcggcggacctcccacaggctgctgccgaattcacgggactggggacctcccgcaggcaagcctccgaaggcagcctgcctgccgtgcttggagcagcaaaatacctagagctgcctcTGTCAGTGTCTCACAGCTCAGGGAAATGGCTCCAGCCATGCTAAGAGCTGGGGTGTGCTGCCCAGCTTTGCCCCAGGGAGCCCCGCAGAGCCTGTGGCTGGGCCAGCACTCACTGGGgtgcctggcgggcagggagaggggactaGGAAGCTGCTCTTTGGCTGCGGATGGAGCCCATGTCTGGGGAGACCCTGGGATACACACTGATTGTACGGACAGCTCAGCCCGGTGGCCCCAGGGTCCCTGGAAATGGGGTGCTGGGCAGAGAGCCCGCtgcagggatgggggctgtggcccTTTCACGCTAGACAGGTGGGGTCATCGACTCCTTCCAGAGGCAAAGCTTTACGCCTCTGAAgtatctgccccagccctggggtgaaTCGTCGCCGTCGGGTTACCCAGAAAGGGGTGACTCCCCTCCGCGGCAGGGATCAGCCCGCTCCCCCTGTCCTTTTGCAGGGGTGTTTTATCAAAGGGCTGCTGCGGGGCCCCCAGTCCTCTGCCCATGGCTCCTTGGCCGGCGgtctgtgcccccagccccgcggCAGGATGGTGCCCTCAGACTCCGGGGCGAGAGGGAGGTTAGTGCAGTGGGGATGGGACGGGACAGCATCGAGATGGGGTTCTGCTGGCCTGGGGCTCCTTCGAGTCTCAGGGTGGGTAAAACTCGGAGTGCCACAGCAGGGCATGGCCACTAGGGGGTGCCGGCTGCCCGGTATTGCCCAGACATGCTGCTGTTGGCGGCACTGGGGGGCCGAGGGACCTGTCCTACAGGGTGACGCACTGGATCCGGCGCCTACGCCAGGAACCGAGCCGTGTGGGGAGTTAGGCCCTGCTGGAGCTGAGAGTGGCAGCGAAGGGGAGGCTCTGTCCCCTGATATGGGGGCCCCACAATCCTtgccctccctgctgctcccccgtccAGTCAGGACCCCCTTATCTGGGCTCagcaccaggccctgccccatggccGTGTCCTAGTCAggtgcagcagggcctggccatCCCGGGACGGAATTGCAGAGCTGTGAGTGAACAGCCTGAGCCTGGGGGACCCTCGGGGCCCCCAGAGCTGAGGTCAAACCTGGTCACCTCCTGGCGGTAAACATAGGCTGGGAATAGCTGGGAATTGGCAACTCCTGGGTCCTGCTCCTGCGGAATGAGGAATTCTGTTTATGGCCAGTGCAGCTTCCTGTTTAGACTGAAGGCAGAGAGTCTCCTACGCTGCCCAGAACTGTGGAGACGTCACGCTCCCTTTCCGGGCAGATTTTCCAGCACGGAGGCTGTTACACCTGCAAATATCCCCATCCCGCTCCTGCCTTTGGGGTGAACATGGGAGAGCTGCAAGCCCGAGCACCCGTCTGCGTGTGCAAACATGGCGCCTTGCACTTGCCAGTGCTGGACTCCCGTCTCCCAAAGCCCCCATCGCTCCTTAGCAGCACGTGTGTATGACGGGTGTGCTGAGAGGCCATGGTTGAGCCAGAGCTCCatggtgccaggcgctgcacaggcgctgtgagagacagtccctgccccaacgagctcacagtctaactagacaagataAAGGAGGGGAAGAGACTCTTGCTCCTCCATGAGGGTCAAAGGGAACAAGCGGGGAGCAAGGTTGTTCCCTACCGGATCCCCTGTGTCACTGCTGCAGATGCCCAAGGACCATTGGCCTGGACCCACTGACCCAGTGGGAGTGGGGTTGTCAGACAGGAGAGGATTGAGTTTCTTTAAAAACGAAAGCTGGGCTTCTCCCACAATcccatgactccaagagctggggctttaagaacaaCCCCAGATCCTGAGACTCAAGAAGCCCCAGAGGGTTGGCCCCGCTGTGCCATGTTAGGTATTGTCTATATAGTAGTAATGCCATGCACAATCTCACCATGCCTTAAGAAGAACAGGGCAACCggtgagctggcagggaagggctCTATAACCCACCCCGGTCCCTAGGACCCATCTCCTTGCAGCACTGAGCACCAGAGCTCCAGGTCACCTCCCCAGCCTCTTGGGAATGTTCCTCTGCAGAGCATGTCCTATTTCTGACTTGCAGGAACCGAGCCCATCAGCATCCTCGGGCTTATCCTGGGCATCGGCCTGGCCTTGCTGCTCCTGGGCATCCTGGGCTACACCATTCTTAAGTGGTACCTGAGAGGACCAGGCTGGCATCGTAAGTATGGGGCAGTGGAGAAGGGCTTAGGCAGAGGCACATACTGAGCCGTTAGCAGAGGACACCGCTACCACAGTCCCCTCTGAACGTCTCCATGTACGTTCCTGTGTCTGGCTCTGAGCGGGGGCTGCCCCCTAGACAATGGGAGTGCTGATGGGACAGTGCCCTGGTCAGAGAAGGGGCTCCCACGGGACCCTGCAAAAGGATTTCACGTTTGTGTCTCTAGTCCAGACCCAAGCCAGCTGTGTGGCACAGCTGGTGAGTCCCTGTGCTGCCCGGCATTGCTGAGTGAGACAGGGAGTGTTCGTCCCACTGAGACTAGggccaggagcccagcatccGGCGTCTGCCCCCTGCTGCATGATGCTCTGCTGATGCCTCCCCAGGTCACACTCAGAAGGGCGGACAGTGCCTGCCATTTCCTGTGTGCACAACAAGCAACCCGTGGGCAGGAattgctccagccctgggaggaggcagcagccaaGCAGCATCTGCCAGGATGTTATGGAGGCGGGGGGTTTTGGACAGGCCCCAGGGCATCCAGCTGTCTTGCAAAGCTGGATCTTTAGTGCCCATGCAGAGCAGACGGGAGCTTGGCTTTTCAGATCTCGAATCCCAAAGACTCCTTGAGTGGAACCCTTGCTCCCGAAGGGCTGCTTTGCGGTGTGATCCCAGGGTCTAGGCTGTCCAAAGCGAGTCAGGAGaggccagtgcagctggcccaAGAGGAGCGCTGGGTGCATTCCACTTTGGGAagctctgtgcctgtttccagTGACTCAGACCAGCACACAAAGGGAGGCGCTGAAGTCCTGTAGTCCGCTATCTCCCGATTCATACAGCGCTcatgagctcccagccagggccctgggcaCCCTACCAGCCTGCCTTGAAAGCAGCCGAGCTCTCAGAGCTGGAAACCGTTTTCAGTCTGTTAAGGAAGGTCCCAGTGCTGTATGCTGGAGCAATGCCTGTCAATAGCATACCTGCCTGGCCCGAACCAGAGAAAAGGGCCAGGGTTATATGTGCCTGAAAGGTTTCAGAGCAGAGAAACCCCTGGACTGTAGCTATCCCCACAGAGAGCCTCCACGCATAATTTCACCAACTAGCAAGGATCCAGGACAACAGCATGGCTTGTTTTCAGACAAAGGCAAGCCAGGCTGGTGCTGCGGACGGCCAGAGGGGCTGAACGTGGTGaatcagcacagccccccctcccgTGCCACTCAGCtttcctggctggcaggagctccTGGCCCCGGCTGGCAGTTAGAGGCTGGGACCATCCTGGAGCAAGCTGGCGGGAGCGAGGGACCTTCTGGGTCAGTGTCTGCGGGCTGGAGTCCAAAGACCCTGTGTCACCGGGCTCCTTAGTAGGGTGCCGAATTGCATGTTTGTGGCACTGTTCGGCTGAGACAGaaagcagggccagatcctcagctggtgtaaatcagcactgaCATTTGCACCAATGGAGTGTTTACACATTCCATTATCCAGAGAAGCATTTTTGCAGGTAAATGGGGAGCTAAAGGGTCCTGCCCTCTGCACTAATTTACACCTGCCTTGAGAGCAGCAGTTGCTTTGTTAACTTGTGCTTTGCTCAGAGCATGCGGTGGCACACACGGCTGCGGGGCTGAGCCATTGTGTCCACAAACGCCTGGACTGTGCTACCCACTGACCCACCGAGGGAGAGAGTGCGGGCAAGTGAGGAACAAATGGCCTCTAGTCTGAGTTAGCGGCCTAGTGGCCACAGCTTCAGTTGGGTAGATCATCCCCAAGGAGTTGCTGTGTATGAAGCCAGACACCCAGAGGCCAAGCCAGAGCTCTCATGGCTCTGCTTGTCCAGGAGCATGGACCGCCCTGGCTTAAAGGGCAATGGGGTCTGCAGGGTGGTTAGAATTGGgcgtggggcaggcagggttctggagtggAGGAGTCACTGTCTGAGCCTAGGGAGCTCCCCTCCACACATCACACCATCTCCCTTGTCTGGGTCTGTGGACACCGTCTGCCCTTGCTGATATCCAGCGAGACGCACAGAGCAGGCAGGTCAGGACAGTGCAGGCCGGGCATGGGAATTTCTCACTTACTGCTTCCTAGGGCCGTGTAGCTACTCCATGCCATGGCTACGGGTGCACTGTGTAATCTGCAGGCTGCAGCGCTTCTCCTCCCCCCTAacggtctcctctcctctctcccttttttcctgcCCAGGCCCTAATTTTGTTTTCAACCTGTATCACATCCGGTGAGTATATTTAATGCCCTTTGGCAGGCATGTGCGGTGCATTGCCTCAGGCCTCtcctgggggcgggaggggggtagTTCAGCAGTTCCCCCCAGTGTTATCGGCTAAGCCAGGCAGAGGAGGACAGCTCGCCGTCGGAAAGCCTGGCTCTGATCTGTGCATCTGTCTCCCCTCCCGGTGCGCCCTGGGGAAGAGCTCGGTTTGGAAGAGGTGCTGGTCGCTTGCTCCTCGTGCCTGTACTTTGCGAGTCCCAGGAGTGGGAAGGCAAAGGACGTTCAGGGCCCGTTACCCCTGGTGCCTGCCCgtcaggcagcagcccagcctcAGTGCCGTGTGCTGACAGGTGGGAGCTGCACTTGGGGCTACAGTCCCATGCCAACGTCTTGCCAGGTTTCAGCTGCCAGAGCCAAGCCCAGTGCTGACTCAGCTTCACTCCCAAATCCCAAACCCTAGGTGGGGTCTGGTCTCTGGACTAGCACGTCGGCAGCATCTGGGCTGCGGTTCTCTGGGTGACACGGGGCCCTCAGCTTGAGATGGAGATTCCAGGGTTGGGATACTGGGGCCTGTCGGGGCATTTCTGCATGTAACAAAGGTGGCTCCAGTCTGCTCCAGCCATGATAACTATCTGCAGCATTTGGGCTTCTCAGGACTtgtcactgcagcccctgtacaAATAAATCATGTGTGTGGGTTAATGTCCTGGAGCGGCTCCATCAGGCATCTGCCTCTCTCTGGCTCCCTTTAGCAGCCTGAAGTCTGTGGAAGTGGAGCTGGCCCCGCCGTTCACAGTCAGCGGCTCCATGAGCAACATGGGAAGTGGCTACATGCGGTTCCATGACAGGAACATGTGATGCTGCGAAGCCAGAGATACTGATGCTGCGAGGTGAGGGGCTGCACCGGTTCatttcctccagggcagggagcaggggcggctgaTCATTAGCCATGGGCATCTTTATCTCAGACCCTCCCAAGGATCTCCGTCTGATTCAGCTGCGATATAAAAAAGTCACTTTGAAACTGGGGAGGCGTGTGCCACTTGTAAACCTTGGGCGGGGCAATCCCCTTTCCCTGCAGCTCTTTTCATTGCAGTCTGCTTTCCCCTCCTGCCTTCTCCTCTGCTCACAGGCATCATAAATgagctggagaaaggggtaaacagtgaggtggcaaagtttgcagacgatacaaaattactaaagatagttaagaccaaagcagactgtgaagaacaaAACTacgtgattgggcaacaaaatggcacatgaaatgtAATGtgcataaatgtaaagtaatgcacattggaaaacataaccccaactatacatgcaatatgatgggggctaatttagctacagctaatcaggaaaaagatcttggagtcatcgtggatagttctctgaagacatccacgcagtgtgcagaggcggtcaaaaaagcaaacaggatgttaggaatcattaaaaaagggatagagaataaaacagagaatatcttatggcctttataaatccatggtacgcccacatcttgaatactgcgtacagatgtgctctccttatctcaaaaaagatatagtggcattagaaaaggttcagagaagggcaactaaaattattaggggtttggaatggttccatatgaggagagattaaagaggctaggacatttcaacttggaaaagaggagactaaggggggatatgatagagggctataaaatcatgagtggtgtggagaaagtgaaaaaggaaaagttatttacttgttcccataatataagaactaggggccaccaaatgaaattaataggcagcaggtttaaaacaaataaaaggaagttcttcttcacgcagcacacagtcaacttgtggaactcctcgcctgaggaggttgtgaaggctaggactgtaacagggtttaaaagagaactggataaattcatggaggttaagtccataaatggctattagccaggatgggtaaggaatggtgtccctagcctctgtttgtcagaggatggagatggatggcaggagagagatcacttgatcattacctgttaggttcattccctcaggggcacctggcattggccactgtcagtagacaggatactgggctggatggacctttggtctgacgcggtacggccgttcttatgttcttatgaggggCCGTGCTCTCTGGCCCAGGCCAGGTGAGtcagggtgggagagggcagctCTGAGGTGGCTCTTGCTTTTTCATGAAATATTACAGCCCACCCTCAACCCATTGTCCCCTTAAATGGCTGCACAGGACAGGCCTTGTGATCTGTGGGCCCTCAGCCCCTGGGCCGGAGGAGGAAGCAGCTGGAGGTCCCTCTTTCCTCAGTCCCACTGCTGCTGAAAACACCCAGCAAATGCACATGAGAACAGGTGTCAGGGAAACAGGCTTGTCCTCTGTGACTGGACATACCTGCctgtctgcaggggcggctccacaaatttggccgccccaagcaatcatcaTGCCGGCGCCCCGCCCTGGGGGAGCGGAGCCAGCGGCATGCGGGCGCATGACTGGAGATCCGCTGCGCGCGGCGCTCCTctctggacctcccgcagcggGCGGGGGCTGGCGGCTGGGCGGGCTCGAGCTGCGCTgcgcatgcctgcggaggtccagcggagccagCGGGACAGCCCAACCAGCGGTCATCATGCCGGCCGGTCGTCCCTGTCCCGGCCCGCCCGACTCTCCGCCGGCATGACTGGCACAGGCGGCAGGgtcaccagcccccccccccccctggggccgggccccccagccccccagctgccGCCTAGAGCCTGGCTAGCCTGCCTGTCTGTACCCAGACAGCCTGTCCATTTCACCCCAATTCAGCACTCTCAAGGAGAGTCCTTTCCCACCAGCACCCCAGGGTGAAGCTGCCTGCCAGAAATGCACGTAGACTGGTAACCTAACCTTTCCCCTCTTTCATGACAGGCCACTGGCTCTGCAGAGGTGGTTGTGTGAGCAATATCCGTTTCCCCTGTGTCTTTGCTGCTCGGGTCACTGCTATCCATTACATGAGCAATCTCTCCGTCCATCCTCACTGGGCTGGGACGCGGCCGCCTTAGCTTGCGTGTGCAGCTAAGAAGGAATCAGAGCAGCAATGTGGTGCAAGTAACAGGCTGGACTTCAGCATCTCACCAGGCTCTGGCCCCGTGCCTGGCACTGGTGCTCAGACAGAAGCCTGGTTTGGGTCCCCAGGGCGGAGAAGAGAGAGTATCCCTGTCCTCCCTGTGCTAGGCCCAGGCTCTTCAGCAGCTGAGAGTCATTACAGCCTGGTGGGCGGGTGGCTTTTGGAAagctccctccattccccagtgGAAAAATCTCCTTGTCCCACTTCTCACTGCTCGTTATTGGTATCCCGGTAGCACACCGGGCCCCTGCGAGGTGCTCCACACGCAGggcagagatggtccctgcccggAGGAGCCTGCTGTCTCAGGATCACGTGAGAAATG is from Mauremys reevesii isolate NIE-2019 linkage group 12, ASM1616193v1, whole genome shotgun sequence and encodes:
- the SMIM35 gene encoding small integral membrane protein 35, with protein sequence MLEQRLQSSGELITKVRVESLSWHCQGTACIISASLNGTEPISILGLILGIGLALLLLGILGYTILKWYLRGPGWHRPNFVFNLYHIRSLKSVEVELAPPFTVSGSMSNMGSGYMRFHDRNM